The Nerophis lumbriciformis linkage group LG03, RoL_Nlum_v2.1, whole genome shotgun sequence genome includes the window acagttgggtgttccaacaggacaatgatcctaaacacacgttaaaagtggtaaaggaatggctaaatcaggctagaatgaaggtttaagaatggccttcccaaagtcctgaccgtgtgcaaattacggaattaagggtgtttacctatgcatattggggatataagggcgtgtttatatgcaaattatgacagacacgcacgcgctaaccatttggcattcagcaacttaagaacggCAGGTGGGGACAACTTGGCCGTTTAAGAATAGGTCATGAATTTCAattctcttaggaaatcacttcgtaagaaagataagaggaaatgtTAGgtacttattgctgaatggggcccaatgacctcaaacacgcgtcaaaagtggtaaaggaatggctaaatcaggctagagtgaaggttttagaatggccttcccaaaagtccagacttaaacgtgtggacaatgctgaagaaacaagtccaaacaaatttagctgaactgcaccaattttgtcaagaggagtggtcaaaaattcaagcaaaagcttgtggatggctaccaaaagcgccttattgcagtgaaacttgccaacggACAAAGagcaaagagttgtagaaatgattggaaactcaagacagccatgacatgatgttctttacaagtgtacgtacacttttgattgTGACTATATTGTGTTTGTGATGAGTAAATAACAGTTAGTGCCAGGTCACTCCTCCAGAACGACGATGTCCACCACTCCGTGCACCTGTGTCAGCTGTTTGCAGTCCAGAGAGGCCACCAGCTTCCTGGCCCCGGGCTGGGTGGGGATGAAGTGTTCGGTCAGCGTCACAGTGGAGAGACCACCCACGTCCCTGAGGCAAATTAAAAACGAGGAGTCAGACACATGGCCCTGGGAAACCGAAGGAACGGTTCCTGGGTCTTACTTACCCCACGACCACTTCATGGCCCTTCTGCAGACCCAGACCTTCCACCCTGAAGACCACGTCCTTCAGCGTCCTCGGCAGAGGGTTGGTAAACGTGATCTTAGCCCCCATTTCCTGACCCACTACGGCTTTTCCCAATGGCTGCCAAGAATACGTGCAAAATGTCAttatacaacaaaataataatcatttttttagTGAGGAAAGCCCACCATGATGTTGAGGTCGGGTGTCCGGAGCCTGAAGGTGGTTTGGTTGGCCAAAACCTGTTTGGTCTCGttgactcttcctgacaaagtcAGCATCAGCGCCGCCTGGTCCACCAGCTGGTTCTGGTATTGTTGGTAAGGCAGAACCCACTCTATGGTCTTCTCTGTGTGAACACATTGGATAGAATGACTTGCAACCTGTCTTAAGATGGAGTATACACTTTTACTCTTAGGACCTAAAAGGGACCCGCTCATTAAAGTGTCATAATTTcgagatatatatatctacacatacattaggtcagaaaaaacacagaggctatatcatccctacaagcctgtttcgcagggatgatatagcctctgtgttttttctgacctaacgtatattccgctctaccccggtattgagcactgtataacagataaaccacagaaaccttgacgatatatatatatatatatatatatatatatatatatatatatatatatgtgtgtgtatgtatatactgtatatgtatatatatatatgtatatatatatatgtatatatatatatatatgtctatgtatatatgtatatatatataatatatatatatatatacatatatgtatatatgtgtatatatatatatgtatatatatatatatatgtatgtatatatatatatatatgtatatatatatatgtatatatatatgtatatatatatatatatatatatgtatataaatatatgtatatatatatatatatatatatatatacatacatacatacatacacacatatatatatatatatatatatatatatatatatatatatacatacatacatacatacatacatacatatatatatatgtagcatggcatatatatatatatatatatatatatatatatatatatatatatatatatatatatatatatatatatatatatatatatatatatgccatgcTAAATATATAAATGTCCAAGATCATTTTCATTGCATTTCAGCGATTTAACGACAATTTAACAAatttacgctcatcaaagctctgagaattaTGCTCATGGTTTCCTGGGACCATCTGGTTGTTGAGGGGCGCAATTACATCAAAACgatgttttcttgtttttcaatAGACAAGAATGAGATGAATTTGGTTTTATTGGGGAAAAGCATGGTAATATACCAGGATTGCAGTTACAATGCAAGTCAATAGTCAATAGAAAGTGTGTATACTTTATGTTTATATCCTTTTCTAACAACCTTgcaatcaaaaacacaatgaaaatgggtttaaaaaaacaaaacaaaaaaacttcctGGTGAAATTTCAGAACGCAAACTTTCAAACCAAACAATCGCGCAAGGAACACGTGCAATACCCGTTTCGGGCCCTAGGGTCGCACACCTTCGCCACAATTCTTCAGCGTTATTTGGAGTCTATGTGGGTGTTGCTGGCGCCAGGGATTGTCTCACCAAACCTCTGCTAGTATTACATATTCATACATTTTCACACGTACACGCGCTATAACCCTAACACCCATGTGATATCCTCAGGGAGGGCACTGAGGTGAATTTCAGGTATGGGTGTGACATTCTCAAAGCCGTTCTCTAGTGGAAAGATTGAATTGCAGCAATAAAATACACGCGCAGTTCATTCGGTGCACTTtcacaatctaataaaaaaacttgTACGAGAGCTGCCGGGAACACCTCTCAGTCTACCGCTTGTCTAACACCCCCTGGGACCGCCCACCACAACGATAAGAACATCTTtccgacatccatccatccatccatcttcttccgcttatccgaggtcgggtcgcgagccCAGAAGTCCCTCTCCTCAgtcatttcgtccagctcctcccgggggatcccgaggcgttcccaggccagccgggcgacatagtcttcccaacgtgtcctgggtcttccccgtggcctcctaccggtcggacgtgcccaaaacacctccctagggaggcgttcgggtggcatcctgaccggatgcccgaaccacctcatctggctcttctcaaaTTTGGAGAAGCagtggctttagtttgagctcctcccggatgacagaggttctcactctatctctaagggagagacccgccacctggcggaggaaactcatttcagccgcttgtacccgtgatcttgtcctttcggtcataacccaaagctcatgaccataggtgaggatgggaacgtagaacgactggtaaattgagagctttgccttccggctcagctccttcttcaccacaacggatcgatacagcgtccgcattactgaagatgtcgCACCAATCCgtctgtcgacctcacgatccactcttccctcactcgtgaacaagactcctaggtacttgaactcctccacttggggcaagctctcttccccaacccggcgatggcactccacccttttccgggcgagaaccatggactcggacttggaagtgctgattcccatcccagtcgcttcacactctgctgcaaaccgagccagtgagagctgaagatcctggccagatgaagccatcaggaccacatcatctgcaaaaagcagagacctaatcctgcagccaccaaaccagatcccctcaatgcactgactgcgcctagaaattctgtccgtaaaagttatgaacagaatcggtgacaaagggcagccttggcggagtccaaccctcactggaaacgggtccgacttactgccggcaatgcggaccaagctctgacactgatggtACATCTTTCCGACAATGTCAATCAAAATATTGTTAAAGGCATTCCTTGACGTGTTTATTTCCTCAATTGTCATACCTTGAGGTGTGTCAGACCGTCTTAGAGATCATTTTGTGTGAGCAGAAacgctttaaatgtgtccaaaccgTATCGTTTCGGGTTGCTAGCGGTTTAGCTAGTTCGCTTCCGGCTTGCGGCCCTTCATTTCGAGGAATTTATCAGCAAAGGGGCCTTTGTGccgcagcaagtctttaattgtgatgggATCGAGAGAGATGCAACTGCGGACTTTTAGTAAGTaaaggcactaccgggacacacgccgatgaaggatcgcctcaTACATCTAGTTTGTCATTTAGAATTTTTTATGGTGCtggatgttttaaaaaaatatatattttcaaagttTATTGAGCAGGTTGgtattatgtgtgaccatgtgtgttgactttttatgttggtttgaattttgtatttatttatttatttatttttgttcatgACTAGGGATGGTTGTTTGCATGGGTTCATGTAAGTCAATGCTCTGCATTTATCCATTCAGAGCACATGTAAAGGTCATTGACCAGATATACTCACGTTGTACACTAGATGTCAACATAATAGCAGCAACAAAGTTGTCAGACTAATAAAATGACTGTAATTTTCTGTGGGTAAGATTCCTcacgggctgtagtttggacatCCCTACCTTAGCGTGTCCAAACTCTTTCCACCCAGGACCGCATACTGGATACATACTTTGATACATTGTGTACAATAAATATGCAAAAACCAATGCAATGTTCAGCTATTTTGGACACCTACCTTCATTTGGCAGAAGCTCCACGGGCAGCTGTTCCTTCTTGATGGTGCCCTTCACAACGCCCGTGTAGTACATGACGGCCACCTGGCTGTGCAGTGTGGTCCGACGGGGCTCTGAGCTCAGGTTCTTCACCAGAAGGCTCAGGTGGGCATCGGCCCCCATCCTCGGCCCCTCGCCTTCCATCCTCACCTCCAGACTGACATCCTCGGCCGTGGCAGGAGTGTAGACGTCTGGCTTACTGCCGTAACGACTGGCGGTCTCTACGGCAATGCGCTCCTCCTCAGAACCTTAAAAAAAGTGACAATCAGATTGTCGGATATTTATAGAGTTACCATCTTTTCAATACTAGTGTTGAGGTTGTCAGACCTCAACATTAATCACCAGTGCTGGGTTGAACTACTCAAAATACATCAATGGTACCTTCCTGATGCTTGTACAGATGAGTGATGTCTGCCCGTTCATCGGAACCGACTGCTTTAGTGCTGATACAGTGACCCACAGCCTTCTTTTCACTGCGGAACTGCGTGAACGTACCATCGGAATTCCTTTGCCAGAAGATCTTATCACTGTTGACCTGGTCGGTTAGTCGCATTCCAACATCAGAGAACAGATGTGATAACGTGCACGAATCCACTGACGCGCAACCCACCTCGGCAAAGACGAAGGGAGTGTCGTGTTTGAGGTAGACCTGGCCAGAGCGAATGGCCGTGACGGAGGCGGGCCCACAGCGAAAGGTACCCTGGCTCGTCTCCTGGGGAGTGGAGTCAATAGCTTGCCAGCCCCCGTGACCGTCGGGCAAGTCAGGCCTGGCCATCCAGCAGTCATTCCAGACATGGAAATTCCTACAGACAAATACACGAAACCTATGTTCATCCATTTACCCACTTTCCGTAACGCTTATCTTGATGAGCGTCTCGCATGACGCAAGAAGGTGGTCTCTTCGATGCACTGATTACCAGTTAACCCAAGCGTGAATGTGAATGAGGCATTGCTGCATGATCAAaaactctatccatccatccatcttcttccgcttatccaaggttgggTCGTGCTGGCagtgcggaggaaactcatttctgcctcttgtcctttcggtcataacccaaacctcatgaccataggtgaggatgggaacgtagatcgaccggtaaattgagagctttgccttccggctcagctccttcttcaccacaacggatcgatacagcgtccgcattactgaagacgccgcaccgatccgcctgttgatctcaccatccactcttccctcactcgtgaacaagactccgaggtacttgaactcctccacatggggcagggtctcctctccaacccggagatgtacttggaggtgctgattctcatcccagccgcttcacactcggctgcgaaccgatccagtgagatgaTCAAAAACTGTTCATCATTTTCAAACCACTTTGATGAGTTCAAGGTTTGGTGAAAGCTGGTTGCCTCAAATGACACCCGCTGCACAAAAAGCATCCTTGTGAACCACTAATCTACCAAAGTCTTACAACGGTGTTATTCAACTGGCTGAGCACGAGCCAAATccggcccgggaatgacaccataccggtgCGGCTAATTAGCAGGGTATGACATCTGCACGGTTCAAGGAGGGGGGCTGCTGCTCAGAGCGGTTATAAATACACAGTGAATTCCCATCGGGGTTACTCTGCAGCATGCCATTTTTACACCAACAGGTTGTCTTTGCACAACTTACCAGATAGAATCGCTGTTGAGGTAGTCGATTGGCTCCAAGTCCTCATCGAAATACACGTCGTTTGTGAGGGACACGTCAGTGTCGTGGGCGGACTGGAAGTTGGTCACGCTGCGAGTCGGTATGCCAAGACAGCGGAGCACTGCGAACATAGACGTCAACACAATAACCATAACCATGTTGTCAACTGATTTCTACAGtcagtaaagaacataatgtcatggctgtcttgagtttccaatcatttctacaactcttagttttttgtgatagagtgattggagcacatacttcattccaacctgatttagccattactttaccacttttgacgtgtgtttggggtcattgtcctgttggaacacccaactgcgcccaagacccaacctccgggctgatgattttagcttgtcctgaagaatttggaggtaatcctcctttttcattgtcccatttactctctgtaaagcaccagttccattggcagcaaaacaggcccagagcataatactaccaccaccatgcttgacggtagttatggtgttcttgggattaaatgcctcaccttttctcctccaaacatgttgctgggtattgtggccaaaaagctgaatttttgtttcatctgacatcacctggacaaagataagaccttctggaggaaaatcctgtggtcaaaagtggtaaaggattggctaaatcaggctagaatgaaggttttagagtggccttcccaaagtccggaattaaacgtgtggacaatgctgaagaaacaagtccatgtcagaaaaccaacaccatgcttgacggtgggcatggtgttctttggattaaaggcctcaccttttctcctccaaacatattgctgggtattatggccaaaggctcaattgttgtttcatctgaccacggaactttcctccagaaggtcttatctttggtcCAAAagtgacaccttaaggctcgactaaagtttgctgctgatcacatggaccttctggaggaaagttctgtggtcagatgaaacaaaaattgagccgttCGACCACAATACCAAACAATATGTTTTggcggagaaaaggtgaggcctttaatcccaaaacaccactcctaccgtcaagcatggtggtggtagtattatgctctgggcctgttttgctgccaatggaactggtgctttacagagagtaaatgggacgatgaaaaaaggaggattacctaaaatcatcagcccggaggttgggtctcgggcgcagttgggtgttccaacaggacaatgaccccaaacacaggtcaaaagtggtaaaggaatggctaaatcaggctagaatgaaggttttagaatggccttccctaggttggatctgtaactaagagtacagcccaaaacgtctctcctcattgagccaaattgaactctgtctctgcatgattccttgcttcttgtctgtttaataaatgtcatcagtgtttgaacctgacacaatgaccccaaacacacgtcaaaagtggtaaaggaatggctaaatcaggctagaatgaaggttttagaatggcgttCACCAAAGTCCTgagttaaacgtgtggacaatgctgaagaagcaAGTCcatgacattatttatgtaaacttttgaccacgactgtaaatctGTGTGTCCAGATATTTCATTCAATGTAGTGAAGTTTATAAAGTGGCAACTGTGGCTGCATGAGGGATAAAAGTAGGGACCATGACAGGAATGCCAATGAGAGGTAGTCAGGGTGTCTTTGAGTTATGGTCTGCTATCTGTGCTAAGGTCAGCCGGCACCTATTCCAAACTGTGTCCAACTTTAAATATGTCCAAAATTCCACAACTGGCAAAGAACCCTGCAATTCTACTCTGCCGAGGTAATAACCGTCACTCGGCGTGAAAATACGTCCTCTCACTTTGCACCCGTATTTGCTGGCACAATCACCTGATGTAGTGACCCCCGAGAAGACCCAGCACTGGCCGTACGGCACGGGCGTTCCGTTGGAGGAGTGGTATTTCCTCAGGATCTCCACACTACTGCTCCAGGCAGCGGGAGACACTCCGAGGGAGTAGTCCCCCGACCAGTTTCCGATCAGGACCCCGAAGTCGTCTTGAGCGTTTATCTTAGAAAACCACAAGGTGCCAGTGAGATGCGGTCCAGTCGTTGTGGGTTTTTCATGTGTTAGAAACACTTACCATGGCTGATAGGACCCTGACCACGTTGATGGGATCCCCCCGGCCAGATGGAGGGATGTCACTTTTCTCCAGAATGAACAGACATGCTTCCAGAATCCCTTCTTGAAACTGCAACATTTGAAGAAGTCTTGTTTATCCAGCCATaagtccatctatccatctacatCAATCAATAGAAAACTTCCACGTTGCCAAAACGGCAGCTTATTGGTGACCCACCCAGCCctgaaaaaattatatatattgcagtgtgtatattgtacatattacatattgttatgaaggtgtctgttactacattatatatatacttgcagtgtgtatattgtacatattacatattgttatgaaggtgtctgttactacattatatatatacttgcagtgtgtatattgtacatattacatattgttatgaaggtgtctgttactacattatatatatacttgcagtgtgtatattgtacatattacatattgttatgaaggtgtctgttactacattatatatatacttgcagtgtgtatattgtacatattacatattgttatgaaggtgtctgttactacattatatatatacttgcagtgtgtatattgtacatattacatattgttatgaaggtgtctgttacattatatatatacttgtagtgtgtatattgtacatattacatattgttatgaaggtgtctattactacattatatatatacttgcagtgtgtatattgtacatattacatattgttatgaaggtgtctgttactacattatatatatacttgcagtgtgtatattgtacatattacatattgttatgaaggtgtctgttactacattatatatatatacttgcagtgtgtatattgtacatattacatattgttatgaaagtgtcttactacattatatatatacttgcagcgtgtatattgtacatattacatattgttttgaaggtgtctgttactacattatatatatatatacttgcagtgtgtatattgtacatattacatactgttatgaaggtgtctgttactacattatatatatacttgcagtgtgtatattgtacatattacatattgttatgaaggtgtctgttactacattatatatatatacttgcagtgtgtatattgtacatgttacatattattatgaaggtgtctgttactacattatatatatatatacttgcagtgtgtatattgtacatattacatattgttatgaaggtgtctgttactacattatatatatacttgcagtgtgtatattgtacatattacatattgttatgaaggtgtctgttactacattatatatatacttgcagtgtgtatattgtatatattacatattgttatgaaggtgtctgttactacattagatatatacttgcagtgtgtatattgtacatattacatattgttatgaaggtgtctgttactacattatatatatacttgcagtgtgtacatcgtacatattacatattgttatgaaggtgtctgttactacattatatatatacttgcagtgtgtacatcgtacatattacatattgttatgaaggtgtctgttactacattatatatatacttgcagtgtgtatattgtacatattacatattgttttgaaggtgtctgttactacattatatatatacttgcagtgtgtatattgtacatatttcatattgttgtgaaggtgtctgttactacattatatatatatacttgaagtgtgtatattgtacataatacatattgttgtgaaggtgtctgttactacattatatatatacttgaagtgtgtatattgtacatattacatattgttatgaaggtgtctgttactacattatatatatattagtgtataaAACGTAGAGTTTATGaagcatcttgcaagcgtttttaatcatctttaaaatcctaaaaaacaaGATACGTgttattgtctctcataatgattaaaaaaagttCAGTTTACCTTTAAATttgggcaaaaaaataaaagaaagtcACAAATGGAGTGATTTCTATGCAAATTGCACCGTTTAAATAAAATCCCTCCAATGAGAGCTCAGTTCAGTTCCTACCTGGCCAAAGTTCCACGTGCGAGAACCGATTTGCTTCTCGGTTCCATAATAAATTTGCCCGATGTCGTTCAACACGTACTCCTTCCTCTCCTCCTCGTCGTCCAGGAACACGGCGTCGtctgaaaaggaaaaaaaaaagtttctaacTGCTTTTCACCCTAAAAAATGTTTGTCCTTCATtgtgagtgctcagagagtatggggtaacggactgtcttattgtggcagttcgctccctgtataatcagtgtcagcgcttggtccgcattgccggcagtaagtcggacacgtttccagtgagggttggactccgccaaggctgccctttgtcaccgattctgttcataacctttatggacagaatttctaggcgcagtcagggcgttgaggggatctggtttggtggctgcaggattaggtcactgctatttgcagatgatgtggtcctgatggcttcctccggccaagatcttcagctctcactggaccggttcgcagccgagtgtgaagcgactgggatgggaatcagcacctccaagtccgagtccatggttctctcccggaaaagggtggagtgccatctccgggttggggaggagatcttgccccaagtggaggagttcaagtacctcggagtcttgttcacgagtgggggaagagtggatcgtgagatcgacaggcggatcggtgcggcgtcttcagtaatgcggacgctgtatcgatccgttgtggtgaagaaggagctgagccggaaggcaaagctctcgatttaccggtcgatctacgttcccatcctcacctatggtcatgagctttgggtcatgaccgaaaggacaagatcacgggtacaagcggccgaaattagtttcctcctccgagtggctctcccttagagatagggtgagaagctctgtcattcggggggagctcaaagtaaagccgctgctcctccacatcgagaggagccagatgaggtggttcgggcatctggtcaggatgccacccgaacgcctccctaggaaggtgtttcgggcacgtccgaccggtcggaggccacggggaagacccaggacacgctgggaagactatctctcccggctggcctgggaacgcctcgggatcccccgggaggagctggacgaagtggctggggagagggaagtctgggcttccctgcttaagctgctgcccccccgacccgacctcggataagcggaagaagatggat containing:
- the tgm1l1 gene encoding protein-glutamine gamma-glutamyltransferase K is translated as MPGERMTVRGMADLGRFPGASPPTRVELSIQKVGEKKPEESACCRWLRKMCPCCCCCKRNTTSYDVTHTVELIKPLALAPEPDGPKPMNGESKETEVMKLGVRSVHLLSSKTGGNRLEHHTDLYHGDQLIVRRGQTFRMELELNRPFSPDTDKLHLDLRTGPLPMVSKGTHVIVPLVDHLEDKRWGARIAEQDGNKVKLSVHSPADAVIGLHGLTVTTGSLKEETPNTYTSSENIIMLFNPWCTDDAVFLDDEEERKEYVLNDIGQIYYGTEKQIGSRTWNFGQFQEGILEACLFILEKSDIPPSGRGDPINVVRVLSAMINAQDDFGVLIGNWSGDYSLGVSPAAWSSSVEILRKYHSSNGTPVPYGQCWVFSGVTTSVLRCLGIPTRSVTNFQSAHDTDVSLTNDVYFDEDLEPIDYLNSDSIWNFHVWNDCWMARPDLPDGHGGWQAIDSTPQETSQGTFRCGPASVTAIRSGQVYLKHDTPFVFAEVNSDKIFWQRNSDGTFTQFRSEKKAVGHCISTKAVGSDERADITHLYKHQEGSEEERIAVETASRYGSKPDVYTPATAEDVSLEVRMEGEGPRMGADAHLSLLVKNLSSEPRRTTLHSQVAVMYYTGVVKGTIKKEQLPVELLPNEEKTIEWVLPYQQYQNQLVDQAALMLTLSGRVNETKQVLANQTTFRLRTPDLNIMPLGKAVVGQEMGAKITFTNPLPRTLKDVVFRVEGLGLQKGHEVVVGDVGGLSTVTLTEHFIPTQPGARKLVASLDCKQLTQVHGVVDIVVLEE